One window of the Pseudomonas sp. S04 genome contains the following:
- a CDS encoding LEA type 2 family protein encodes MLNQRRALHCISLLLLLSLSGCVSWFSDDELEPQVHLLKVEVVRARLLDQKFMLYFRVDNPNDSNLTVRGLEYRIHLSQFLLTEGESDQWFSVDPKSSGYFQVPIRTNLWQHLREVVKLLKKPEQPIPYRLEGTLQTGLLFGKDVHLSRYGEIIPGDFIPE; translated from the coding sequence ATGCTCAACCAGCGCCGCGCCCTGCACTGCATCAGCCTGCTTTTGCTGCTGAGTCTCAGTGGTTGCGTGTCCTGGTTCAGCGACGATGAGCTTGAGCCTCAGGTCCACCTGCTCAAGGTCGAGGTGGTCCGGGCCCGGCTGCTTGACCAGAAGTTCATGCTGTACTTTCGCGTCGACAATCCCAATGACTCCAACCTGACGGTCCGCGGCCTGGAATACCGCATTCACTTGAGCCAGTTCCTGCTGACCGAGGGCGAGAGTGATCAGTGGTTCAGCGTCGACCCCAAGAGCAGTGGGTATTTCCAAGTGCCGATCCGCACGAACCTGTGGCAGCACCTGCGGGAAGTGGTCAAGTTGCTGAAAAAACCCGAGCAGCCCATCCCGTACCGCCTGGAGGGAACCCTGCAAACCGGATTATTGTTCGGCAAAGACGTGCACCTTTCGCGTTATGGCGAGATAATTCCCGGCGATTTTATTCCGGAGTAA
- a CDS encoding penicillin acylase family protein has translation MASPAFTSFLPRFGVAAAVTSVLSLGGCQTWNAQDTLPPTSGVQPLKGLAQNVSVRRNAMGMPLIESSTFHDALFTLGYVHATDRIYQMVSMRLLAQGRLAQMSGPQMLDADRYMRAVNLKKSADELYKASSPRLKRFFEVYARGVNAYLFRYRDKLPADLAATGYQPEYWKPEDSALIFCLLNFSQSANLPQEISALVMAQTVTQDKLAWLSPSYPDEKLPLAETDKLQGIKLNGTIPGLAEVANAGEQLGTLNMLGGTASNNWAIAPQRSRSGKSLLASDSQLPLGVPSLWSFVQIRAPKYQAAGVSIAGLPMVLAGFNGQVAWSMTAVLGDNQDLFLEKLKHQGNGLSYEVAGKWQPVMVRNETYFIKGQRPIREAVYETRHGALLNSAQGTALGNGFGLALQQPNLTDDKSLDAFFDLTRAQNVEKASDASREIRAIALNMVFADARNIGWQVTGRFPNRREGEGLLPSPGWEGRYDWDGYADPMLHPYDQDPVQGWLGTANQRVIPHGYGMQLSNSWAAPERGERIAELAGSGKHDNRSMIAMQYDQTSLFASKLKKMFESPGMSAPLKTAIAALPAAEAGKAREAYSRLMAFDGKLSATSTDAAIYELFLQASMQQIFLDELGPQNSPAWKAFVASGKLSYSAQADHLLGREDSPFWDDARTPQKEDKPAILARSLAAAISAGESQMGGDRKAWQWGKLHHYEWKDVRGQTVRAPMSAGGDHTTLNMSAYTWGQDFNVTLAPAMRFIVDFAQAEPLQAQNGSGQSGNPASPSYLNGIEPWLKGQYQSLPMQPQNFDKVYGKTRLTLVPGK, from the coding sequence ATGGCCTCGCCAGCCTTTACATCTTTTCTTCCCCGGTTCGGCGTTGCCGCAGCAGTCACCAGTGTGCTCAGTCTTGGCGGATGCCAGACCTGGAATGCCCAGGACACGCTACCGCCGACCTCCGGTGTGCAGCCGCTCAAAGGGCTGGCGCAAAACGTCTCCGTGCGACGCAATGCCATGGGTATGCCGCTGATCGAAAGCAGCACCTTCCACGATGCCTTGTTCACCCTCGGTTATGTGCACGCCACTGATCGCATTTACCAGATGGTCAGCATGCGGTTGCTGGCCCAGGGCCGCCTGGCGCAAATGTCGGGCCCACAGATGCTCGACGCCGACCGTTACATGCGCGCCGTGAACCTGAAGAAAAGCGCCGACGAACTCTATAAAGCCTCCTCGCCTCGCCTCAAGCGCTTCTTTGAAGTCTATGCGCGCGGGGTCAACGCTTACCTGTTCCGCTATCGCGACAAGCTGCCAGCAGACCTGGCTGCCACCGGTTACCAACCGGAATACTGGAAACCGGAAGACTCGGCGCTGATTTTCTGCCTGCTGAACTTCAGTCAGTCAGCCAACCTGCCGCAGGAAATTTCCGCGCTGGTCATGGCGCAAACCGTCACCCAGGACAAGCTGGCATGGCTGTCGCCGTCCTATCCGGACGAAAAACTGCCGTTGGCGGAAACCGACAAACTCCAGGGCATCAAGCTCAACGGTACGATCCCAGGCCTTGCCGAGGTGGCTAACGCTGGCGAGCAACTGGGCACGTTGAACATGCTCGGCGGCACGGCATCGAACAACTGGGCGATCGCCCCACAACGCAGCCGCAGCGGTAAAAGCCTGCTGGCCAGCGACAGCCAATTGCCGCTCGGCGTGCCGTCGCTGTGGAGCTTCGTGCAGATTCGCGCCCCGAAATACCAGGCTGCCGGCGTTTCCATCGCCGGCTTGCCAATGGTCCTGGCCGGTTTCAACGGCCAAGTGGCTTGGAGCATGACGGCGGTGCTGGGCGACAACCAGGACCTGTTCCTGGAAAAACTCAAGCACCAGGGCAACGGCCTGAGCTACGAAGTTGCGGGTAAATGGCAACCAGTGATGGTGCGCAACGAAACCTACTTCATCAAAGGCCAGCGACCGATTCGCGAAGCCGTGTACGAAACCCGCCACGGCGCCTTGCTCAACAGCGCCCAAGGCACTGCGCTGGGTAATGGCTTCGGCCTGGCCTTGCAGCAACCCAATTTGACCGACGACAAGAGCCTGGACGCGTTCTTCGACCTGACCCGCGCGCAGAATGTGGAAAAAGCCTCGGACGCCAGCCGCGAAATCCGCGCGATTGCCCTGAACATGGTGTTTGCCGACGCTCGCAACATCGGCTGGCAGGTTACCGGCCGCTTCCCCAACCGTCGCGAAGGCGAAGGCTTGCTGCCATCCCCCGGCTGGGAAGGCCGCTACGACTGGGACGGCTACGCCGACCCGATGCTCCATCCGTATGATCAGGACCCGGTGCAAGGCTGGCTCGGCACCGCCAACCAGCGGGTGATTCCTCACGGTTACGGCATGCAGCTGTCCAATTCATGGGCCGCACCCGAGCGCGGCGAGCGCATCGCCGAACTGGCAGGGAGCGGTAAGCACGACAATCGCAGCATGATCGCCATGCAATACGACCAGACCAGCCTGTTTGCCAGCAAACTGAAAAAAATGTTCGAGTCGCCCGGCATGTCGGCACCGCTCAAAACAGCCATCGCCGCCCTGCCCGCCGCCGAGGCTGGCAAGGCACGCGAGGCCTACAGCCGCCTGATGGCCTTTGACGGCAAGCTCAGTGCGACCTCGACTGACGCGGCGATCTACGAGTTGTTCCTGCAGGCCAGCATGCAGCAGATCTTCCTCGACGAATTGGGGCCGCAGAACAGCCCGGCCTGGAAAGCTTTTGTTGCCAGCGGCAAGTTGTCCTACTCGGCGCAGGCTGACCATTTGCTCGGCCGCGAAGACAGCCCGTTCTGGGATGACGCCCGCACCCCGCAAAAGGAAGACAAGCCGGCGATCCTTGCCCGTAGCCTGGCCGCCGCCATTTCTGCTGGCGAAAGCCAGATGGGCGGTGACCGCAAAGCCTGGCAATGGGGAAAACTGCACCACTACGAATGGAAGGACGTGCGCGGCCAGACTGTGCGCGCGCCTATGTCCGCCGGTGGCGATCACACCACCCTGAACATGTCCGCCTACACCTGGGGCCAGGACTTCAACGTCACCCTGGCTCCGGCGATGCGCTTTATCGTCGACTTCGCTCAGGCAGAACCGTTGCAGGCGCAGAACGGCAGTGGTCAGTCCGGTAATCCGGCCAGTCCCAGCTACCTGAACGGTATCGAACCGTGGCTCAAGGGCCAATACCAGAGCCTGCCGATGCAGCCGCAGAACTTCGACAAGGTCTATGGCAAGACGCGCCTGACCCTGGTGCCCGGAAAGTAA
- a CDS encoding SEC-C metal-binding domain-containing protein, with translation MTQQPHVHGPDCNHDHDHHEHHDHDHGHVHGPNCGHAHQEPVRNALKDVGRNDPCPCGNGKKFKKCHGA, from the coding sequence ATGACCCAGCAACCCCACGTCCATGGCCCTGACTGCAACCACGATCATGACCATCACGAACACCATGATCACGACCATGGCCATGTGCACGGCCCAAACTGCGGCCACGCTCACCAGGAACCGGTGCGTAACGCCTTGAAAGATGTTGGCCGCAACGACCCTTGCCCATGCGGCAACGGCAAGAAATTCAAGAAGTGCCACGGCGCCTGA
- a CDS encoding OmpA family protein, protein MSIVRTALPLVLLTSVLTGCAGLQKTDWPTCAAVGGVVGAGLGATKSSAWAGGGALFVGGLAAAYCWVHGDGDEDGDGVLDSRDKCPGTPKGVQVDANGCPPPEPVVEEVVVVKEETIVIRDVHFQFDSAKLTEADKTKLETIASRLKQEAATAQLTVTGHTDSVGSDAYNEKLSDKRAHSVVEYLIEEGVPRASFVSVQGAGESQPVADNKTADGRAMNRRTEIKINR, encoded by the coding sequence ATGAGCATAGTTCGGACAGCATTACCCTTGGTTCTGCTAACCAGTGTGTTGACTGGTTGCGCAGGTTTGCAGAAAACCGACTGGCCGACCTGTGCGGCGGTGGGCGGCGTGGTCGGTGCGGGTCTCGGCGCGACGAAAAGTTCGGCATGGGCCGGCGGTGGCGCGCTGTTCGTAGGTGGATTGGCAGCCGCTTATTGCTGGGTGCATGGCGACGGTGATGAAGATGGCGACGGCGTGCTGGACAGTCGTGACAAGTGCCCGGGCACACCAAAAGGCGTGCAGGTCGATGCCAATGGCTGCCCACCACCTGAGCCGGTGGTTGAAGAAGTGGTGGTGGTCAAAGAGGAAACCATCGTCATTCGTGATGTGCACTTCCAGTTCGACTCAGCGAAGTTGACCGAAGCCGACAAAACCAAGCTGGAAACCATTGCCTCCCGACTGAAACAGGAAGCCGCTACAGCGCAACTGACCGTCACCGGGCATACCGACAGCGTGGGCAGCGATGCCTATAACGAGAAGCTCTCGGATAAACGTGCGCATTCGGTGGTCGAGTACCTGATTGAAGAAGGCGTGCCACGCGCCAGCTTCGTGTCGGTACAAGGTGCCGGTGAAAGCCAACCAGTGGCCGACAACAAAACCGCTGACGGGCGTGCCATGAACCGTCGTACCGAAATCAAAATCAACCGCTAG
- a CDS encoding cysteine hydrolase family protein: MQLQINATLILIDQQKGIHQPRLGPRNNPQAEERIAELLEQWRARSWPVIHVQHLSRSPESVFWPQQSGVEFQQRFMPLAGEPVIQKQVPDAFCATGLAEDLQRGGVSQLIIVGVATNNSVEATARTAGNLGYETWVVEDACYTFDKQDYFGQWHCAQQVHAMSLGNLQGEYATVVTARDILMASRIG; encoded by the coding sequence ATGCAACTGCAGATAAATGCCACCTTGATCCTGATCGATCAGCAAAAAGGAATCCATCAGCCCCGGCTCGGACCGCGCAACAACCCTCAGGCCGAGGAACGCATTGCCGAGTTGCTCGAGCAGTGGCGCGCCAGGTCGTGGCCAGTGATCCACGTGCAGCACCTGTCCCGCTCGCCGGAATCGGTGTTCTGGCCGCAACAGTCGGGCGTGGAATTTCAGCAGCGGTTCATGCCCTTGGCGGGTGAACCGGTGATCCAGAAGCAGGTGCCAGATGCGTTCTGCGCAACCGGGCTGGCAGAGGATTTACAGCGAGGGGGAGTCAGCCAGTTGATTATCGTTGGCGTGGCGACGAATAACTCGGTGGAGGCCACTGCACGAACTGCCGGCAACCTGGGGTATGAAACCTGGGTGGTGGAGGACGCCTGCTACACCTTCGACAAGCAGGACTATTTTGGCCAGTGGCATTGCGCGCAGCAGGTGCATGCCATGTCGCTGGGTAATTTGCAGGGCGAGTACGCAACGGTGGTGACTGCCCGCGACATCCTGATGGCGAGCCGCATCGGGTAA
- a CDS encoding DUF6231 family protein, whose product MTAAISLRTPQQALAALLDRYAPKRLLLIGASDFPALQAFKLAHPDTIVAQVAPGPLPPDLAAQRFDLALALDCLEHLPKRDGLNLLGGIRNLNASRIVVLADLGACGWQDTDFFSLALQASERFQRDEQVLTLFTYDLLDYKQVPDWLNSRFWANPENFGKYWW is encoded by the coding sequence ATGACCGCCGCTATTTCTTTGCGTACTCCCCAGCAGGCGCTCGCCGCCTTGCTCGATCGTTATGCGCCCAAGCGGCTGCTGCTGATCGGTGCCAGTGACTTTCCGGCACTGCAGGCGTTCAAGCTGGCGCACCCCGACACCATCGTTGCCCAGGTCGCACCTGGCCCACTGCCGCCGGACCTGGCTGCGCAGCGCTTCGACCTGGCCCTGGCCCTCGACTGCCTGGAGCATTTGCCCAAGCGCGACGGCCTGAACCTGCTCGGCGGGATCCGCAACCTCAACGCCAGTCGCATCGTGGTCCTCGCCGACCTGGGTGCCTGCGGCTGGCAGGACACCGACTTCTTCTCCCTGGCCCTGCAAGCCAGCGAACGCTTCCAGCGCGACGAACAAGTATTGACCCTGTTCACCTATGATCTGCTTGACTACAAACAAGTACCTGACTGGCTCAACTCACGGTTCTGGGCCAATCCAGAGAATTTCGGAAAATACTGGTGGTAA
- a CDS encoding YchJ family protein: MSTSTCPCGSGTPLDACCGHYHAGHPAPCAEALMRSRYSAYVLGLIDYLVATTLPAQQSGLDRQSISAWSAQSTWLGLEVESSEVFGGQPEHAFVTFTARWHDSDGEHSHRERSSFVQNAGHWYFIDPTVPLKAGRNDACPCASGQKFKKCCAGYFA, from the coding sequence ATGAGTACATCCACCTGCCCTTGCGGCAGCGGCACGCCACTCGATGCCTGTTGCGGGCATTACCATGCCGGGCACCCCGCACCATGCGCCGAAGCCTTGATGCGCTCGCGCTACAGCGCCTATGTGCTAGGCCTGATCGACTACCTGGTGGCAACCACCCTGCCCGCCCAGCAATCAGGCCTGGACCGCCAGTCGATCAGCGCCTGGAGCGCCCAGAGCACCTGGCTAGGCCTGGAAGTGGAAAGCTCGGAGGTGTTCGGCGGCCAACCTGAACACGCCTTCGTCACCTTTACTGCGCGCTGGCATGACAGCGACGGCGAACACAGTCACCGTGAACGTTCTTCTTTCGTACAGAACGCCGGGCACTGGTACTTCATTGACCCGACCGTACCGCTCAAGGCCGGACGCAATGACGCCTGCCCGTGTGCCAGCGGGCAGAAGTTCAAGAAGTGCTGTGCCGGGTACTTCGCCTAG